From the Phoenix dactylifera cultivar Barhee BC4 chromosome 10, palm_55x_up_171113_PBpolish2nd_filt_p, whole genome shotgun sequence genome, one window contains:
- the LOC103708596 gene encoding galactolipase DONGLE, chloroplastic: MVGAKAPLASVWREVQGADDWEDLVEPLHPLLREEIVRYGELVAACYKAFDLDPSSKRYLNCKYGKNSMLREVGMAGSGYKVTKYIYATPDISIPTQSGTCRSRWIGYVAVSGDEEVRSLGRRDILVSFRGTVTNTEWIANFMSSLTPARLDPHDPRPDVKVESGFLSLYTSDDSSCKFSSGSCREQLLSEVSRIVNKYKDEELSITLAGHSMGSSLALLLGYDLAELGLNRDASNREVPITVYSFGGPRVGNSGFKERCDELGVKVLRVVNVNDPVTKLPGVFLNENLRVLAGRFELPWSCSCYAHVGVELALDFFKMKNPACVHDLDAYIGLLKCPKMAQVKKDGENLLNKAKKYLGSQKLNVWQWEEAARHVGDLVQSLRI; encoded by the coding sequence ATGGTGGGTGCGAAGGCCCCTCTCGCTAGCGTGTGGAGGGAAGTCCAGGGCGCCGACGACTGGGAGGACCTCGTGGAGCCGCTGCATCCCCTCCTCCGCGAGGAGATCGTGCGGTACGGCGAGCTCGTCGCCGCGTGCTACAAGGCCTTCGACCTCGACCCGAGCTCGAAGCGCTACCTGAACTGCAAGTACGGCAAGAACAGTATGCTCCGGGAGGTCGGGATGGCGGGCTCGGGCTACAAGGTCACCAAGTACATCTACGCGACCCCCGACATCAGCATCCCCACCCAGAGCGGCACCTGCCGCAGCCGGTGGATCGGGTACGTCGCCGTCTCCGGCGACGAGGAGGTGAGGAGCCTCGGAAGGAGAGACATCCTGGTGTCCTTCCGGGGAACGGTGACCAACACCGAGTGGATCGCCAACTTCATGAGCTCGCTCACTCCCGCAAGATTAGACCcccacgacccccgccccgacgTGAAGGTCGAATCCGGCTTCCTCAGCCTCTACACATCAGATGATAGCAGCTGCAAGTTCAGCAGTGGCAGCTGCAGAGAACAGCTGCTATCCGAGGTCTCTCGGATTGTTAACAAGTACAAGGATGAGGAGCTGAGCATCACGTTGGCCGGACACAGCATGGGAAGCTCTCTAGCTCTTCTACTGGGCTACGACCTCGCCGAGCTTGGATTGAATAGAGATGCATCCAACCGAGAGGTGCCCATCACGGTGTACTCGTTTGGTGGCCCGAGGGTCGGCAATTCCGGCTTCAAGGAGAGGTGCGACGAGCTCGGTGTGAAGGTATTGAGAGTGGTGAATGTCAACGATCCCGTCACGAAGTTGCCCGGCGTTTTTCTCAACGAGAACCTCCGGGTCCTGGCGGGGAGATTCGAGCTTCCATGGAGCTGCTCCTGCTATGCTCATGTGGGAGTCGAACTGGCTCTCGACTTCTTTAAGATGAAGAATCCTGCATGCGTTCATGACTTGGATGCTTACATCGGGCTATTGAAGTGCCCGAAGATGGCACAGGTTAAGAAGGATGGGGAGAATCTTCTCaacaaggcaaagaaatatctaGGCTCACAAAAGCTCAACGTGTGGCAGTGGGAAGAAGCTGCAAGGCATGTTGGTGACTTGGTGCAATCTCTGAGAATATAA